The following are from one region of the Flavobacteriaceae bacterium UJ101 genome:
- the folA gene encoding dihydrofolate reductase (Key enzyme in folate metabolism. Catalyzes an essential reaction for de novo glycine and purine synthesis, and for DNA precursor synthesis. Belongs to the dihydrofolate reductase family; Contains 1 DHFR (dihydrofolate reductase) domain.; KEGG: bab:bbp133 dihydrofolate reductase), which yields MKLTIIVAFAENQVIGKDNQLIWHLPNDLKRFKLLTTGKPIIMGRKTFESIGKPLPNRENIVLTRDKNWKHEGAKVFHSKEAILEYLENHEHAYVIGGAEIYKLFLDNTDFLEITYVDTNIDGDAFFPLINYEKWNLISEFSHEKDEKHAFSYKFVTYRRKTN from the coding sequence GTGAAATTAACAATAATTGTAGCTTTTGCAGAAAACCAAGTAATAGGAAAAGATAATCAATTGATTTGGCATTTACCTAATGATTTAAAACGATTTAAGTTGTTGACAACAGGGAAACCTATTATCATGGGAAGGAAAACCTTTGAATCAATAGGAAAACCACTTCCAAATAGAGAAAATATTGTATTGACTCGTGATAAGAACTGGAAGCATGAAGGAGCAAAAGTATTTCATTCAAAGGAAGCCATTTTAGAATATTTAGAAAATCATGAACATGCTTATGTTATTGGTGGCGCTGAAATTTATAAACTATTTCTAGATAATACAGATTTCTTAGAAATTACCTATGTAGATACAAATATTGATGGAGATGCATTCTTTCCATTGATAAATTATGAAAAATGGAATTTAATAAGTGAATTTAGTCATGAAAAAGATGAAAAACATGCTTTTTCCTATAAATTTGTTACATATCGCAGAAAAACCAATTAA
- a CDS encoding beta-ketoacyl-[acyl-carrier-protein] synthase III (Catalyzes the condensation reaction of fatty acid synthesis by the addition to an acyl acceptor of two carbons from malonyl-ACP. Catalyzes the first condensation reaction which initiates fatty acid synthesis and may therefore play a role in governing the total rate of fatty acid production. Possesses both acetoacetyl-ACP synthase and acetyl transacylase activities. Its substrate specificity determines the biosynthesis of branched- chain and/or straight-chain of fatty acids; Belongs to the FabH family.; KEGG: eol:Emtol_0996 3-oxoacyl-(acyl-carrier-protein) synthase III): MFKEFKMSRRTVIKGSGSYLPENIIQNKDFLNHTFYTEEGTLFEKDNEEIIEKFESITEIRERRYVSDDMMNSDMATIAAKRAIEDAKIDIEELDYIIFAHNYGNVTVEKHQTDILPSLSARVKHNLGIKNRKCIPYDMNFGCPGWIQGMILMDQLGKANIVNKALVIGSETLSRITDPHDRNAMIFADGAGAVVIEMENSTDKGIINYATISDMGEELNFITNDKSVNPDYEGSDVNISMKGRKVYEYVLKNVPYAIKEVIDTAGLTYTDISKFLIHQANAKMDHAILQRLERLYGIKGDGCTNDVMPMTIQTLGNSSVATVPTMYDLMMKGQLEGQTIKENEYMIFASVGAGMNINAFLYKT, translated from the coding sequence ATGTTCAAAGAGTTTAAAATGAGTAGAAGAACAGTGATCAAGGGTTCAGGGTCCTATTTACCTGAAAATATTATTCAAAATAAAGATTTCTTAAATCATACTTTTTATACAGAAGAGGGGACTTTATTTGAAAAAGATAATGAAGAAATCATAGAAAAATTTGAATCGATTACTGAAATTCGTGAACGTCGTTATGTTTCAGATGATATGATGAATTCTGATATGGCGACCATAGCGGCTAAAAGAGCTATAGAAGATGCAAAAATAGACATAGAAGAATTAGATTATATCATTTTTGCTCATAATTATGGAAATGTTACAGTAGAAAAACATCAAACCGATATATTACCTTCTCTTTCTGCTCGTGTGAAACATAACTTAGGAATTAAAAATAGAAAATGTATTCCTTATGATATGAATTTTGGTTGTCCAGGCTGGATTCAAGGTATGATTTTAATGGATCAATTAGGAAAAGCCAATATTGTAAATAAAGCTTTAGTAATTGGTTCTGAAACCTTAAGTAGAATAACAGATCCACATGATCGTAATGCCATGATTTTTGCTGATGGAGCAGGAGCTGTTGTGATTGAAATGGAAAATAGTACTGATAAAGGAATTATAAATTATGCCACCATAAGTGATATGGGAGAGGAGTTGAATTTTATTACAAATGATAAATCCGTGAATCCCGATTATGAAGGTAGTGATGTCAATATTAGTATGAAGGGACGTAAAGTATACGAATATGTTTTAAAAAATGTTCCATATGCTATAAAAGAGGTAATTGATACTGCGGGACTCACCTATACAGATATTTCAAAATTTTTAATCCATCAAGCAAATGCTAAAATGGATCATGCTATTTTACAACGTTTAGAACGTTTGTATGGAATAAAAGGGGATGGATGTACGAATGATGTTATGCCAATGACGATTCAGACTTTAGGAAACTCTTCTGTAGCAACAGTTCCTACGATGTATGATTTGATGATGAAAGGTCAATTAGAAGGTCAAACAATCAAGGAAAATGAATATATGATCTTTGCTTCTGTCGGTGCTGGAATGAATATAAACGCTTTTTTGTATAAAACATAA